One window of Nymphaea colorata isolate Beijing-Zhang1983 chromosome 11, ASM883128v2, whole genome shotgun sequence genomic DNA carries:
- the LOC116263548 gene encoding uncharacterized protein LOC116263548 — MLRTLSLQRDGKRYYKLEEEEPMLGNPNTGSLGSPVRCRKATILFPGFRLLKSKFNRKPAAIHPLTRLSDASECKKMTKRPETARYLNYLKEAGRWEDSSDRPVMHFP; from the coding sequence ATGTTACGAACTCTAAGTCTGCAGAGGGATGGGAAAAGGTACTATAAGCTCGAGGAGGAGGAGCCCATGTTGGGGAATCCAAATACTGGAAGTCTCGGTTCCCCTGTGAGGTGCAGGAAAGCCACCATCTTGTTTCCGGGATTTCGTCTTCTGAAATCGAAGTTCAACCGGAAGCCGGCAGCAATTCATCCGCTGACAAGACTTTCAGACGCGTCGGAGTGCAAGAAGATGACGAAGAGGCCGGAGACTGCGCGGTACTTGAATTACTTGAAAGAGGCGGGGAGATGGGAGGACAGTTCAGATAGGCCTGTCATGCATTTTCCGTGA
- the LOC116263848 gene encoding uncharacterized protein LOC116263848 has translation MDLALSAWPSSSLSPRWEESVYFRHPQRICCSSRQLNGVNHCRMPRRGFISTGLCFAALSTSATLAEEAPAQGMEKLPFKPEGYNYWTWRGHKVHYVEQGAGDPIVLIHGFGASAFHWRYNIPELSKKHKVYAVDLLGFGWSEKALIEYDATIWSDQVADFLSEIVKAPAVLVGNSLGGFTALLTAAQVPDQVRAVALLNSAGQFRNANKEVRNDVDDEDESPVEKFMFKPLKEAIQRLILGVVFWQSKRPSRIRSVLKSVYPNSANVDDYLVESITRPAADPNAGEVYYRLMTRFLMNQTTYTLDAVLSKLSCPILLLWGELDPWVDPAKANKIMDFYPNSSLVTLPAGHCPHDEVPELANEALVNWLSSLKVDMLPQTV, from the exons ATGGATCTCGCTCTTAGTGCCTGGccgtcttcttctttgtctcccAGGTGGGAGGAATCGGTTTACTTCCGGCATCCCCAACGTATCTGTTGCAGTAGCCGACAACTTAACG GAGTTAACCATTGCAGAATGCCGAGAAGGGGATTCATCTCCACGGGGCTCTGCTTTGCCGCTCTGTCTACATCGGCGACCTTGGCGGAAGAAGCACCTGCTCAAG GAATGGAGAAATTGCCCTTCAAGCCTGAAGGCTATAATTATTGGACATGGCGTGGTCATAAAGTGCATTATGTAGAACAAGGAGCAGGAGACCCGATTGTTCTTATCCATGGATTTGGCGCTTCAGCATTTCATTGGAG GTACAACATACCAGAATTATCAAAAAAACACAAGGTCTATGCAGTTGATTTACTTGGATTTGGGTGGAGTGAAAAAGCACTTATCGAGTATGATGCCACTATATGGAGTGACCAGGTAGCTGATTTTTTAAGTGAAATTGTAAAAGCACCGGCCGTGTTAGTTGGAAACAG CCTTGGGGGATTTACAGCATTGCTGACAGCCGCACAGGTTCCTGATCAAGTTCGTGCAGTTGCATTACTGAATTCTGCAGGACAGTTTCGAAATGCTAACAAAGAAGTAAGGAACGATGTcgatgatgaagatgagtctCCAGTAGAAAAATTCATGTTCAAACCATTGAAGGAGGCCATTCAACGACTCATCCTTGGTGTTGTCTTTTGGCAATCAAAGCGACCTTCACGAATAAGATCAGTTTTGAAGAGT GTGTACCCAAATAGTGCTAATGTGGATGACTATCTTGTTGAATCGATCACTAGACCAGCTGCGGATCCAAATGCGGGTGAAGTTTATTACAG gtTGATGACCCGATTCTTGATGAATCAGACAACATATACACTTGACGCTGTCTTATCTAAACTCTCCTGCCCAATCTTGTTGCTGTGGGGAGAGTTGGACCCATGGGTTGATCCTGCAAAGGCTAATAAAATTATGGACTTCTATCCAAATTCATCACTGGTGACCTTGCCTGCTGGTCACTGCCCACACGACGAGGTCCCTGAACTGGCTAACGAAGCTCTGGTCAATTGGTTGTCTTCATTGAAAGTTGATATGCTTCCTCAAACGGTTTGA
- the LOC116264614 gene encoding uncharacterized protein LOC116264614 → MSWIAHWRQFSRVNTSRDRLELPYHGVGTNQDSEEDQPGELDQNQFEKFEMDSSSASGSKWKLVQRNGCGSVEVMPMLLQPAERLKFGCNKNTELFELVTRSQKDISESPAEKAVQSQGPAPSASPANLGAVVDPCPVFLSDKAVLSSSVQKDRDLEVAPRECSLIHESGMSSFRAIQACEDKSCPLALRNATGRGLDIAAEEPDVRLPDLANQSHQMVKASIKDFLFDANIDKDELFESTSGPLMIPTIPMPIKMNLYEDKSRLASSRATHNEQLTCNHSAYCRNSHCQKGSCSPLPYTEKRVSMVERTSKQFIHPVFGGFLSSTFIERKGKIIQSCSELEFSGPIKGSQRSSKFLVMPDRINLDAIPSCSICDAGTLRISTAVDKVERVPREPSKFSKTTHSFLLTKQCNMSVPREDQLARILLSDAENYQNAFLKMTDFCSLSYLHDEKDIRTKLFAKSSRTNPLNVDFYGHRFRLSGEVESGSPSNSARDSSPKPRDNNEICAQASGSAACFGQPHAILVSKENFANTSSSTAGQNHLDLNTILTLNSSEGLSTDMINKDSREAETAYELLQKITPLEKETKFGHMDTNVSMRDGDLRSCLDVNGPNEKKGMCALKARNSSAETPYLPVCEPSGFSDLASGQSIGWVKRLKRNDSEAFGTKTSVLGDTFPEHKRTKLLNKAGGHSRFFASSDSISSPWIKKQRQDFAEGVTTPRQGKSAAELLKESRLILSSPWLQRLRPRESQAKKTGPAELTGEPASCPKLALKMQSKESPTSLGAMALLGKVMSNFSKCGLSKNGTSMVWKAEELKEECHPKRL, encoded by the exons ATGTCCTGGATTGCTCATTGGAGGCAATTCAGTAGAGTAAACACATCACGGGATCGTTTGGAATTGCCATATCATGGTGTGGGCACCAATCAAGATTCTGAGGAGGATCAGCCAGGGGAACTAGATCAAAACCAGTTTGAAAAATTCGAAATGGATTCCAGTAGTGCTTCTGGTTCAAAATGGAAGTTGGTACAGAGAAATGGATGTGGATCTGTAGAGGTAATGCCTATGCTTCTCCAGCCAGCCGAAAGGTTAAAATTTGGCTGCAATAAAAACACAGAATTGTTTGAGCTTGTGACCAGGAGCCAAAAAGATATTTCAGAGTCACCAGCCGAAAAAGCAGTTCAGTCTCAGGGTCCTGCCCCTTCTGCATCACCTGCAAACTTAGGAGCAGTAGTGGATCCTTGTCCTGTGTTTCTCTCTGATAAGGCAGTCTTATCTTCTTCTGTTCAAAAGGATCGTGATTTGGAAGTTGCTCCTAGAGAATGTTCTTTGATTCATGAGAGTGGTATGTCCAGCTTTCGTGCCATTCAAGCATGTGAAGATAAATCATGCCCTTTGGCATTGAGAAATGCTACTGGTCGTGGGTTAGACATTGCTGCTGAAGAACCTGACGTTCGACTTCCTGATCTGGCAAACCAATCCCATCAGATGGTGAAAGCATCTATAAAGGACTTTTTATTTGATGCAAATATTGACAAGGATGAGCTCTTTGAATCAACATCAGGTCCTCTGATGATACCTACAATACCCATGCCAATTAAAATGAACTTATATGAAGACAAGAGTAGGCTAGCTAGTTCCAGAGCGACTCACAATGAACAATTAACATGTAATCATTCAGCTTATTGCAGGAACAGCCATTGCCAAAAAGGGAGTTGTTCGCCTCTTCCATATACTGAAAAGAGGGTGAGCATGGTAGAGAGAACTTCAAAGCAATTTATTCACCCCGTGTTTGGTGGTTTCCTTTCTTCAACCTTtattgaaaggaaaggaaagatcATACAAAGTTGCTCTGAACTGGAATTTTCAGGACCCATCAAAGGCTCACAGAGATCTTCCAAGTTCTTGGTTATGCCAGATAGGATTAATCTGGATGCAATACCCAGCTGCTCCATATGTGATGCAGGAACATTAAGGATTTCTACTGCTGTTGACAAAGTGGAGAGAGTTCCTCGAGAGccctcaaaattttcaaaaactactCATAGTTTTCTGCTCACAAAGCAATGCAATATGTCTGTACCCAGGGAAGACCAACTGGCCAGGATACTATTATCTGATGcagaaaattatcaaaatgctTTCCTTAAAATGACTGATTTTTGCTCTTTATCTTATCTCCATGACGAGAAAGACATAAGGACCAAACTTTTTGCCAAGAGCTCTAGAACCAATCCACTTAATGTGGACTTTTATGGCCATCGTTTCAGACTAAGTGGAGAAGTAGAATCAGGATCACCTTCCAACAGTGCCAGAGATTCTTCTCCAAAGCCTAGAGATAATAATGAGATTTGTGCTCAAGCCAGTGGTTCTGCAGCTTGCTTTGGACAGCCTCATGCTATATTGGTCTCGAAGGAAAATTTTGCGAACACAAGTAGTTCCACAGCTGGTCAAAATCATCTGGATTTGAACACTATCCTGACCTTGAACTCAAGCGAAG GTTTGTCAACTGATATGATCAATAAG GATTCTCGGGAAGCTGAGACTGCATATGAACTATTGCAGAAAATTACACCACtggagaaagaaacaaaatttggaCACATGGATACCAATGTGTCCATGAGAGATGGTGACTTGCGTTCATGTCTAGATGTTAATGGACCTAACGAGAAGAAGGGAATGTGTGCATTAAAAGCACGGAATTCATCTGCAGAAACTCCATATCTACCTGTTTGTGAGCCTTCAGGTTTCAGCGATCTGGCTTCCGGGCAGAGCATTGGATGGGTTAAACGTCTAAAGCGCAATGATTCTGAAGCTTTTGGCACCAAGACTTCAGTTCTTGGAGATACTTTTCCTGAACATAAAAGGACTAAACTGTTGAACAAGGCAGGCGGCCACAGTAGATTCTTTGCAAGCTCTGACTCCATATCCAGTCCATGGATTAAGAAACAGAGACAGGACTTTGCCGAAGGAGTGACCACGCCTAGACAGGGTAAATCAGCTGCTGAGCTTCTCAAGGAAAGTAGGTTGATCTTATCTAGTCCTTGGCTCCAGAGGCTCCGTCCTCGAGAAAGTCAGGCCAAGAAAACAGGCCCTGCAGAACTTACCGGTGAGCCTGCGAGCTGTCCAAAGCTGGCGTTAAAAATGCAGAGCAAAGAGTCACCCACCAGCCTAGGGGCAATGGCTTTGTTGGGCAAGGTGATGAGCAATTTCAGTAAATGTGGGTTGAGTAAGAACGGGACGTCCATGGTTTGGAAGGCAGAGGAACTGAAAGAAGAATGTCATCCTAAACGGTTATAA